One stretch of Arachis hypogaea cultivar Tifrunner chromosome 20, arahy.Tifrunner.gnm2.J5K5, whole genome shotgun sequence DNA includes these proteins:
- the LOC112782924 gene encoding uncharacterized protein isoform X1 translates to MLGSSDSDSPQQPHIFSLNHLFHHKQLSAASNFWVMGFLRFMRRHNYPFKNKTGNQAHLLRCMQSRGFSKNEVVDGNNAVLPVLIIGAGPVGLVLSILLTRLGIKCAVLERNKTFSKHPQAHFINNRSMEIFRKIDGLAEEIQRSQPPIALWRKFIYCTSLSGSVLGSVDHIQPQDLERVVSPVSVAHFSQYKLTMLLRKQLENLGFKICAAESSEGHEHFCEKKIMMGHECVSIDASNSDFLTITASTIDKGRRVEWNINCNILIGADGAGSTVRKLVGIEMRGEKDLQKLVSVHFFSKGLGQFLLQENPGMLFFIFNTEAIGVLVAHDLRQGEFVLQIPFYPPQQTIQDFSPKACEKLIIKLIGRKFRDIDVIDIKPWIMHAEVAERLTCCGNRILLAGDAAHRFPPAGGFGMNTGIQDAHNLSWKIASVMKGIAPFSMLNTYDIERRPIAVCNTELSLKNFRAAMSVPAALGLDPTVANTVHQFIINGVGSILPSGLQKVALDGIFALGRAQLSKSLLNESNPLGSSRLAKLRHIFEEGKSLQLQFPAEDLGFRYLQGALVPESNDIDIPAEVPTGHRRDYVPSASPGSRLPHMFVRLNRLTEEIVSTLDLVSGDKVEFVLIIAPLEKSYHLAREAFKVAEKFQVSLKVCVLWPTDSVAELENGSKAALSPWKNYADVYEIKRSKRSNWWDMCKMTNRGAILVRPDEHIAWRTTSELAGDPRLEMQRVFSAILGVN, encoded by the exons ATGCTAGGCAGCTCGGATTCTGACTCTCCCCAACAACCGCAC attttcagcctgaatcatctCTTTCATCACAAACAATTGAGCGCGGCTTCCAACTTTTGGGTCATGGGGTTTCTAAGATTTATGAGAAGACATAATTACCCTTTCAAAAATAAAACTGGGAATCAAGCACACCTACTCCGGTGCATGCAAAGTAGAGGTTTCTCAAAGAATGAAGTTGTTGATGGCAATAATGCCGTGCTTCCTGTTCTAATCATTGGAGCAGGACCCGTAGGTCTTGTTCTCTCTATTCTTCTCACCAGATTAG GAATTAAATGTGCTGTTTTAGAGAGAAACAAGACATTTTCTAAACATCCACAAGCACACTTCATCAACAATCGATCCATGGAG ATATTTCGCAAAATTGATGGCCTTGCTGAGGAGATCCAAAGGTCTCAACCACCAATAGCTTTATGGAGGAAATTTATCTATTGCACTTCCCTCTCTGGTTCAGTTCTTGGATCTGTAGATCACATACAACCTCAAG ATCTTGAGCGTGTTGTCAGCCCGGTCTCTGTTGCACACTTCTCGCAGTACAAGCTAACTATGCTACTCCGAAAGCAGCTTGAAAATCTAGGCTTTAAAATATGTGCAGCTGAAAGCTCAGAAGGACATGAACATTTTTGTGAAAAGAAAATCATGATGGGTCATGAGTGTGTATCTATTGATGCCAGTAATAGTGACTTTCTCACCATCACTGCATCTACAATTGATAAAGGGAGGCGTGTAGAGTGGAatatcaattgtaacatcctcaTTGGTGCAGATGGAGCAGGAAGTACTGTGAGAAAGCTTGTAGGAATAGAAATGAGAGGTGAGAAAGACTTGCAAAAGCTTGTTAGTGTCCATTTCTTTAGCAAAGGCCTTGGGCAGTTTCTGCTTCAGGAAAATCCCGGTATGCTATTTTTCATATTTAATACTGAAGCTATTGGCGTCCTTGTTGCTCATGACCTGAGGCAAGGGGAATTTGTATTGCAG ATACCTTTTTATCCACCTCAGCAAACCATTCAGGATTTCAGCCCAAAG GCTTGTGAGAAGTTAATCATTAAACTTATTGGTCGCAAGTTCAGAGACATAGATGTAATTGACATAAAACCATGGATTATGCATGCTGAAGTTGCTGAAAGGCTTACATGTTGTGGCAACCGAATCCTGCTTGCCGGTGATGCCGCTCATCGGTTTCCTCCTGCCGGTGGTTTTG GAATGAATACTGGCATACAGGATGCTCATAATCTTTCCTGGAAAATTGCTTCTGTGATGAAGGGTATTGCTCCATTTTCGATGTTAAATACTTACGACATTGAACGTAGACCA ATTGCTGTATGTAATACAGAATTAAGTCTAAAGAACTTTAGAGCTGCCATGTCTGTCCCTGCTGCACTTGGTCTTGACCCAACTGTTGCAAACACTG TACATCAATTTATCATTAATGGGGTTGGTTCCATTTTACCATCTGGATTGCAGAAGGTAGCTTTGGATGGAATTTTTGCATTAGGCCGTGCCCAGCTCTCGAAATCTCTCCTGAATGAAAGTAACCCTCTTGGATCGTCAAGGTTGGCGAAGCTAAGACATATATTTGAAGAAGGAAAGAGCCTTCAACTCCAGTTTCCTGCTGAAGATCTTGGATTCAG GTACCTGCAAGGAGCATTGGTGCCAGAGAGTAATGATATTGATATTCCTGCTGAAGTTCCTACAGGTCATCGGAGGGACTATGTCCCTTCAGCGTCTCCTGGATCAAGACTTCCCCATATGTTTGTGAGACTAAACAGACTGACTGAG GAGATTGTATCTACACTTGATCTTGTCTCTGGGGATAAAGTTGAGTTCGTTCTCATCATAGCACCTTTGGAGAAATCTTATCATCTTGCTCGTGAAGCATTCAAGGTTGCAGAGAAATTCCAAGTGTCTCTCAAAGTGTGTGTTTTATGGCCTACTGATTCTGTTGCAGAACTTGAGAATGGAAGCAAGGCTGCATTATCACCATGGAAGAATTATGCTGATGTATATGAAATCAAGAGATCAAAAAGATCAAATTGGTGGGATATGTGTAAAATGACAAACAGGGGAGCTATTTTAGTTAGACCTGACGAACATATTGCCTGGCGCACAACTTCTGAACTTGCTGGAGATCCAAGATTGGAGATGCAGAGGGTTTTTTCAGCTATATTGGGAGTAAACTAA
- the LOC112782925 gene encoding uncharacterized protein, producing MDEASGFGATTSSSMFRNFPLISAFVAFALAQSIKFFTTWYKERRWDPKQLVGSGGMPSSHSATVTALAAAVGFQDGFGGPLFATALVLACIVMYDATGVRMQAGRQAEVLNQIVYELPAEHPLAESRPLRELLGHTPPQVVAGGILGLVTAVMGRLITMAW from the exons ATGGATGAAGCGTCAGGGTTTGGTGCTACGACGTCGTCTTCAATGTTTAGGAATTTCCCTCTCATATCGGCATTCGTTGCTTTCGCCTTAGCTCAATCCATCAAGTTTTTCACTACCTG GTACAAAGAGAGGAGATGGGATCCCAAGCAACTAGTTGGATCTGGGGGAATGCCGTCGTCTCATTCGGCTACTGTGACGGCTCTTGCAGCCGCCGTTGGGTTCCAGGATGGCTTTGGAGGACCACTTTTCGCTACAGCGTTGGTTTTAGCTTGCATT GTAATGTATGATGCTACTGGCGTAAGAATGCAAGCTGGGCGCCAAGCAGAG GTTTTGAACCAAATTGTTTATGAACTTCCTGCCGAACATCCTCTGGCTGAAAGCAGACCTCTTCGTGAACTTCTTGGGCATACACCCCCGCAG GTTGTCGCTGGTGGAATACTGGGACTTGTAACAGCGGTTATGGGTCGTCTAATAACAATGGCTTGGTAG
- the LOC112782924 gene encoding uncharacterized protein isoform X2, protein MGFLRFMRRHNYPFKNKTGNQAHLLRCMQSRGFSKNEVVDGNNAVLPVLIIGAGPVGLVLSILLTRLGIKCAVLERNKTFSKHPQAHFINNRSMEIFRKIDGLAEEIQRSQPPIALWRKFIYCTSLSGSVLGSVDHIQPQDLERVVSPVSVAHFSQYKLTMLLRKQLENLGFKICAAESSEGHEHFCEKKIMMGHECVSIDASNSDFLTITASTIDKGRRVEWNINCNILIGADGAGSTVRKLVGIEMRGEKDLQKLVSVHFFSKGLGQFLLQENPGMLFFIFNTEAIGVLVAHDLRQGEFVLQIPFYPPQQTIQDFSPKACEKLIIKLIGRKFRDIDVIDIKPWIMHAEVAERLTCCGNRILLAGDAAHRFPPAGGFGMNTGIQDAHNLSWKIASVMKGIAPFSMLNTYDIERRPIAVCNTELSLKNFRAAMSVPAALGLDPTVANTVHQFIINGVGSILPSGLQKVALDGIFALGRAQLSKSLLNESNPLGSSRLAKLRHIFEEGKSLQLQFPAEDLGFRYLQGALVPESNDIDIPAEVPTGHRRDYVPSASPGSRLPHMFVRLNRLTEEIVSTLDLVSGDKVEFVLIIAPLEKSYHLAREAFKVAEKFQVSLKVCVLWPTDSVAELENGSKAALSPWKNYADVYEIKRSKRSNWWDMCKMTNRGAILVRPDEHIAWRTTSELAGDPRLEMQRVFSAILGVN, encoded by the exons ATGGGGTTTCTAAGATTTATGAGAAGACATAATTACCCTTTCAAAAATAAAACTGGGAATCAAGCACACCTACTCCGGTGCATGCAAAGTAGAGGTTTCTCAAAGAATGAAGTTGTTGATGGCAATAATGCCGTGCTTCCTGTTCTAATCATTGGAGCAGGACCCGTAGGTCTTGTTCTCTCTATTCTTCTCACCAGATTAG GAATTAAATGTGCTGTTTTAGAGAGAAACAAGACATTTTCTAAACATCCACAAGCACACTTCATCAACAATCGATCCATGGAG ATATTTCGCAAAATTGATGGCCTTGCTGAGGAGATCCAAAGGTCTCAACCACCAATAGCTTTATGGAGGAAATTTATCTATTGCACTTCCCTCTCTGGTTCAGTTCTTGGATCTGTAGATCACATACAACCTCAAG ATCTTGAGCGTGTTGTCAGCCCGGTCTCTGTTGCACACTTCTCGCAGTACAAGCTAACTATGCTACTCCGAAAGCAGCTTGAAAATCTAGGCTTTAAAATATGTGCAGCTGAAAGCTCAGAAGGACATGAACATTTTTGTGAAAAGAAAATCATGATGGGTCATGAGTGTGTATCTATTGATGCCAGTAATAGTGACTTTCTCACCATCACTGCATCTACAATTGATAAAGGGAGGCGTGTAGAGTGGAatatcaattgtaacatcctcaTTGGTGCAGATGGAGCAGGAAGTACTGTGAGAAAGCTTGTAGGAATAGAAATGAGAGGTGAGAAAGACTTGCAAAAGCTTGTTAGTGTCCATTTCTTTAGCAAAGGCCTTGGGCAGTTTCTGCTTCAGGAAAATCCCGGTATGCTATTTTTCATATTTAATACTGAAGCTATTGGCGTCCTTGTTGCTCATGACCTGAGGCAAGGGGAATTTGTATTGCAG ATACCTTTTTATCCACCTCAGCAAACCATTCAGGATTTCAGCCCAAAG GCTTGTGAGAAGTTAATCATTAAACTTATTGGTCGCAAGTTCAGAGACATAGATGTAATTGACATAAAACCATGGATTATGCATGCTGAAGTTGCTGAAAGGCTTACATGTTGTGGCAACCGAATCCTGCTTGCCGGTGATGCCGCTCATCGGTTTCCTCCTGCCGGTGGTTTTG GAATGAATACTGGCATACAGGATGCTCATAATCTTTCCTGGAAAATTGCTTCTGTGATGAAGGGTATTGCTCCATTTTCGATGTTAAATACTTACGACATTGAACGTAGACCA ATTGCTGTATGTAATACAGAATTAAGTCTAAAGAACTTTAGAGCTGCCATGTCTGTCCCTGCTGCACTTGGTCTTGACCCAACTGTTGCAAACACTG TACATCAATTTATCATTAATGGGGTTGGTTCCATTTTACCATCTGGATTGCAGAAGGTAGCTTTGGATGGAATTTTTGCATTAGGCCGTGCCCAGCTCTCGAAATCTCTCCTGAATGAAAGTAACCCTCTTGGATCGTCAAGGTTGGCGAAGCTAAGACATATATTTGAAGAAGGAAAGAGCCTTCAACTCCAGTTTCCTGCTGAAGATCTTGGATTCAG GTACCTGCAAGGAGCATTGGTGCCAGAGAGTAATGATATTGATATTCCTGCTGAAGTTCCTACAGGTCATCGGAGGGACTATGTCCCTTCAGCGTCTCCTGGATCAAGACTTCCCCATATGTTTGTGAGACTAAACAGACTGACTGAG GAGATTGTATCTACACTTGATCTTGTCTCTGGGGATAAAGTTGAGTTCGTTCTCATCATAGCACCTTTGGAGAAATCTTATCATCTTGCTCGTGAAGCATTCAAGGTTGCAGAGAAATTCCAAGTGTCTCTCAAAGTGTGTGTTTTATGGCCTACTGATTCTGTTGCAGAACTTGAGAATGGAAGCAAGGCTGCATTATCACCATGGAAGAATTATGCTGATGTATATGAAATCAAGAGATCAAAAAGATCAAATTGGTGGGATATGTGTAAAATGACAAACAGGGGAGCTATTTTAGTTAGACCTGACGAACATATTGCCTGGCGCACAACTTCTGAACTTGCTGGAGATCCAAGATTGGAGATGCAGAGGGTTTTTTCAGCTATATTGGGAGTAAACTAA